One Ahaetulla prasina isolate Xishuangbanna chromosome 17, ASM2864084v1, whole genome shotgun sequence genomic window carries:
- the LRFN4 gene encoding leucine-rich repeat and fibronectin type-III domain-containing protein 4 isoform X1: protein MLPSATPSLFRQGSWAPPHGTPRTCGSPGATACSRDAEKEAQGQVTPCGEQLDCHNSSLGSPEAKEKSRNSGRCQVDFQRTFQMEAGNSSQPGPAKATTMERLLLIQLLMVGSTLAQVESCPFHCVCQNLSDSLSTLCANKGLLFIPVNIDRRTVELRLADNFIRVVEAPDFLNMTGLVDLTLSRNTIDTLRPFAFGDLENLRSLHLDSNRLTEIREEALRGMLNLQHLILSNNQLVNISGAAFDDFLSTLEDLDLSYNNLRSVPWEGIQGMFYLHTLNLDHNLIDFIMEGTFDELYKLSRLDMTSNRLSTLPPDPLFARSQIGAISPTPYMATIVLSFGGNPLHCNCELLWLRRLAREDDMETCASPQHMAGRYFWSVPEEDFTCEPPLITRHTHKLWILEGQRATLRCRALGDPEPVIHWVSPDDKIIANSSRTVSFRNGTLDLLVTTIRDDGAYTCIAINAAGESTATVDLKIIPLPHRGNGSITVLQQDPGSSDIATSAKSSANATQEASEKRVEVLGVTATSALVRWLADKSTYMAWMYQIQYNCTADDTLVYRIIPASSQDFLLKHLVPSMDYDLCVLAIFDDLATSLAATHLLGCAQFTTQEAYPDCHSLHVHFLGGALTVTVGGIIVASLLVFTGVMMVKYKVCGSIHGSLPRVSNVHSQTNGGHPNGLLPQRTPPAEYQHGQGKAGAAKSAERWMGGAGRGTLASAKARRSTSLDMGDASSSACYSYAKRLSFMWAKRSQSVHGRLAQGTPLEDSTSTRPGPFLNVDKLEESVV from the exons tccaggaactctgggagatgtCAAGTGGATTTCCAGAGGACTTTCCAAATGGAAGCAGGAAACTCAAGCCAACCAG GGCCTGCCAAGGCAACTACCATGGAAAGGTTGCTCCTGATCCAGCTTCTGATGGTGGGGAGCACCTTAGCTCAGGTGGAATCCTGCCCCTTTCACTGCGTCTGCCAAAACCTCTCTGACTCGCTTAGCACCCTCTGTGCCAACAAGGGGCTCCTCTTCATTCCAGTCAACATTGACCGCCGGACGGTGGAGCTACGGCTGGCTGACAATTTCATCCGGGTGGTGGAAGCCCCGGACTTTCTGAACATGACGGGCCTCGTGGATCTCACCCTCTCGCGGAACACCATCGACACCCTCCGACCCTTTGCATTTGGGGACCTGGAGAACCTCCGCTCGCTCCACCTGGACAGCAACCGGCTGACAGAGATCAGGGAGGAGGCTCTCCGGGGAATGCTGAACCTCCAGCATCTCATCCTGAGTAACAACCAGCTGGTCAATATCTCTGGGGCTGCTTTCGATGACTTCCTCTCGACTCTGGAAGACCTGGATTTGTCCTACAACAACCTGCGCAGCGTCCCTTGGGAGGGAATCCAAGGCATGTTTTACCTGCACACCCTCAACCTGGATCACAACCTGATTGACTTCATAATGGAAGGAACCTTTGACGAACTCTATAAACTCTCCCGGCTGGACATGACCTCCAATCGTCTTTCCACACTGCCCCCCGACCCACTGTTTGCCCGCTCCCAGATTGGAGCCATCAGCCCAACCCCTTACATGGCCACCATCGTGCTGAGCTTTGGAGGAAACCCTTTGCACTGCAACTGTGAGTTGCTGTGGCTGCGGCGTTTGGCACGAGAGGATGACATGGAGACCTGTGCTTCCCCCCAACACATGGCTGGCCGGTATTTCTGGTCTGTGCCAGAGGAGGACTTCACCTGCGAGCCCCCTCTCATCACCCGGCACACCCACAAACTCTGGATCTTGGAAGGCCAAAGGGCCACCCTGAGGTGCAGAGCCCTTGGAGACCCTGAGCCGGTCATCCACTGGGTCTCCCCTGATGACAAAATCATCGCCAACTCCTCCAGGACTGTATCATTCCGCAACGGTACCCTTGATCTTTTGGTGACTACCATCCGCGATGACGGGGCTTACACCTGCATTGCCATCAATGCCGCTGGGGAGTCGACAGCCACCGTGGACCTCAAAATCATCCCCTTGCCTCATCGAGGGAACGGCAGCATCACGGTACTGCAGCAGGATCCAGGCTCCTCGGACATTGCCACCTCAGCCAAGAGCTCTGCCAACGCCACCCAGGAGGCTTCCGAGAAGAGAGTGGAGGTACTGGGGGTGACTGCCACATCAGCCCTGGTGCGCTGGCTGGCAGATAAGTCGACCTACATGGCCTGGATGTATCAGATCCAGTACAACTGCACTGCGGACGATACCCTTGTTTACAG GATCATTCCCGCCAGCAGCCAGGACTTCCTTCTTAAACATCTCGTGCCCAGCATGGATTATGACCTGTGCGTCTTAGCCATCTTTGACGACCTGGCCACCTCACTGGCAGCCACTCACCTGCTGGGCTGTGCCCAGTTTACCACGCAGGAAGCCTACCCAGACTGCCATTCGCTGCACGTCCACTTCCTGGGGGGCGCTCTGACAGTGACAGTGGGAGGCATCATCGTGGCTTCCTTGCTGGTCTTCACAGGAGTCATGATGGTGAAGTACAAAGTCTGTGGCAGCATCCATGGGAGCCTGCCCAGGGTCAGCAATGTGCACTCACAGACCAATGGAGGACACCCAAACGGGCTGCTGCCCCAGCGGACACCTCCTGCGGAGTACCAGCACGGGCAGGGCAAGGCAGGTGCAGCCAAGAGTGCAGAGCGCTGGATGGGAGGCGCTGGCCGGGGAACCCTGGCCTCGGCCAAAGCCAGGCGCAGCACCTCCCTGGACATGGGAGACGCCTCCTCCAGCGCCTGCTACAGCTACGCCAAGCGCCTGAGCTTCATGTGGGCCAAGCGCAGCCAGTCGGTCCATGGGAGGCTGGCACAGGGCACTCCCCTTGAAGACAGCACCAGCACGCGGCCCGGGCCCTTCCTCAACGTGGATAAATTGGAGGAAAGCGTGGTATAG
- the LRFN4 gene encoding leucine-rich repeat and fibronectin type-III domain-containing protein 4 isoform X2, translating into MERLLLIQLLMVGSTLAQVESCPFHCVCQNLSDSLSTLCANKGLLFIPVNIDRRTVELRLADNFIRVVEAPDFLNMTGLVDLTLSRNTIDTLRPFAFGDLENLRSLHLDSNRLTEIREEALRGMLNLQHLILSNNQLVNISGAAFDDFLSTLEDLDLSYNNLRSVPWEGIQGMFYLHTLNLDHNLIDFIMEGTFDELYKLSRLDMTSNRLSTLPPDPLFARSQIGAISPTPYMATIVLSFGGNPLHCNCELLWLRRLAREDDMETCASPQHMAGRYFWSVPEEDFTCEPPLITRHTHKLWILEGQRATLRCRALGDPEPVIHWVSPDDKIIANSSRTVSFRNGTLDLLVTTIRDDGAYTCIAINAAGESTATVDLKIIPLPHRGNGSITVLQQDPGSSDIATSAKSSANATQEASEKRVEVLGVTATSALVRWLADKSTYMAWMYQIQYNCTADDTLVYRIIPASSQDFLLKHLVPSMDYDLCVLAIFDDLATSLAATHLLGCAQFTTQEAYPDCHSLHVHFLGGALTVTVGGIIVASLLVFTGVMMVKYKVCGSIHGSLPRVSNVHSQTNGGHPNGLLPQRTPPAEYQHGQGKAGAAKSAERWMGGAGRGTLASAKARRSTSLDMGDASSSACYSYAKRLSFMWAKRSQSVHGRLAQGTPLEDSTSTRPGPFLNVDKLEESVV; encoded by the exons ATGGAAAGGTTGCTCCTGATCCAGCTTCTGATGGTGGGGAGCACCTTAGCTCAGGTGGAATCCTGCCCCTTTCACTGCGTCTGCCAAAACCTCTCTGACTCGCTTAGCACCCTCTGTGCCAACAAGGGGCTCCTCTTCATTCCAGTCAACATTGACCGCCGGACGGTGGAGCTACGGCTGGCTGACAATTTCATCCGGGTGGTGGAAGCCCCGGACTTTCTGAACATGACGGGCCTCGTGGATCTCACCCTCTCGCGGAACACCATCGACACCCTCCGACCCTTTGCATTTGGGGACCTGGAGAACCTCCGCTCGCTCCACCTGGACAGCAACCGGCTGACAGAGATCAGGGAGGAGGCTCTCCGGGGAATGCTGAACCTCCAGCATCTCATCCTGAGTAACAACCAGCTGGTCAATATCTCTGGGGCTGCTTTCGATGACTTCCTCTCGACTCTGGAAGACCTGGATTTGTCCTACAACAACCTGCGCAGCGTCCCTTGGGAGGGAATCCAAGGCATGTTTTACCTGCACACCCTCAACCTGGATCACAACCTGATTGACTTCATAATGGAAGGAACCTTTGACGAACTCTATAAACTCTCCCGGCTGGACATGACCTCCAATCGTCTTTCCACACTGCCCCCCGACCCACTGTTTGCCCGCTCCCAGATTGGAGCCATCAGCCCAACCCCTTACATGGCCACCATCGTGCTGAGCTTTGGAGGAAACCCTTTGCACTGCAACTGTGAGTTGCTGTGGCTGCGGCGTTTGGCACGAGAGGATGACATGGAGACCTGTGCTTCCCCCCAACACATGGCTGGCCGGTATTTCTGGTCTGTGCCAGAGGAGGACTTCACCTGCGAGCCCCCTCTCATCACCCGGCACACCCACAAACTCTGGATCTTGGAAGGCCAAAGGGCCACCCTGAGGTGCAGAGCCCTTGGAGACCCTGAGCCGGTCATCCACTGGGTCTCCCCTGATGACAAAATCATCGCCAACTCCTCCAGGACTGTATCATTCCGCAACGGTACCCTTGATCTTTTGGTGACTACCATCCGCGATGACGGGGCTTACACCTGCATTGCCATCAATGCCGCTGGGGAGTCGACAGCCACCGTGGACCTCAAAATCATCCCCTTGCCTCATCGAGGGAACGGCAGCATCACGGTACTGCAGCAGGATCCAGGCTCCTCGGACATTGCCACCTCAGCCAAGAGCTCTGCCAACGCCACCCAGGAGGCTTCCGAGAAGAGAGTGGAGGTACTGGGGGTGACTGCCACATCAGCCCTGGTGCGCTGGCTGGCAGATAAGTCGACCTACATGGCCTGGATGTATCAGATCCAGTACAACTGCACTGCGGACGATACCCTTGTTTACAG GATCATTCCCGCCAGCAGCCAGGACTTCCTTCTTAAACATCTCGTGCCCAGCATGGATTATGACCTGTGCGTCTTAGCCATCTTTGACGACCTGGCCACCTCACTGGCAGCCACTCACCTGCTGGGCTGTGCCCAGTTTACCACGCAGGAAGCCTACCCAGACTGCCATTCGCTGCACGTCCACTTCCTGGGGGGCGCTCTGACAGTGACAGTGGGAGGCATCATCGTGGCTTCCTTGCTGGTCTTCACAGGAGTCATGATGGTGAAGTACAAAGTCTGTGGCAGCATCCATGGGAGCCTGCCCAGGGTCAGCAATGTGCACTCACAGACCAATGGAGGACACCCAAACGGGCTGCTGCCCCAGCGGACACCTCCTGCGGAGTACCAGCACGGGCAGGGCAAGGCAGGTGCAGCCAAGAGTGCAGAGCGCTGGATGGGAGGCGCTGGCCGGGGAACCCTGGCCTCGGCCAAAGCCAGGCGCAGCACCTCCCTGGACATGGGAGACGCCTCCTCCAGCGCCTGCTACAGCTACGCCAAGCGCCTGAGCTTCATGTGGGCCAAGCGCAGCCAGTCGGTCCATGGGAGGCTGGCACAGGGCACTCCCCTTGAAGACAGCACCAGCACGCGGCCCGGGCCCTTCCTCAACGTGGATAAATTGGAGGAAAGCGTGGTATAG